The following proteins are encoded in a genomic region of Entelurus aequoreus isolate RoL-2023_Sb linkage group LG01, RoL_Eaeq_v1.1, whole genome shotgun sequence:
- the sec13 gene encoding protein SEC13 homolog translates to MVSVINTVDTSHEDMIHDAQMDYYGTRLATCSSDRTLKIFDVRNGGQILVADLRGHEGPVWQVAWAHPMFGNILASCSYDRKVIVWKEENGAWDKMYEYTGHESSVNSVCWGPYEFGLILACGSSDGAISLLTLTGDQQWDVKKINNAHTIGCNAVSWAPAVVPGSLIEQPSGQKPNYVKRFVSGGCDNLVKLWKEEEGQWKEDQKLEAHSDWVRDVGWAPSIGLPTSTIASCSQDGRVFIWTCDDPAGNTWTAKLLHKFNDVVWHVSWSITGNILAVSGGDNKVTLWKESMDGQWACISDVSKGQGAVSSITDTQQAEQ, encoded by the exons ATG GTTTCCGTCATCAACACCGTGGACACCTCCCACGAAGACATGATC CATGACGCTCAAATGGACTACTACGGTACTCGCCTGGCAACCTGCTCCTCCGACCGAACCCTCAAGATCTTCGACGTGAGGAACGGGGGCCAGATACTGGTGGCGGACCTCAGAGG GCACGAGGGTCCCGTCTGGCAAGTGGCGTGGGCCCACCCCATGTTTGGCAACATCCTGGCTTCTTGCTCCTACGACCGCAAAGTCATCGTCTGGAAGGAGGAGAACGGCGCCTGGGACAAGATGTACGAATACACGGGACACGAGTCGTCAG TCAACTCCGTCTGCTGGGGTCCCTATGAATTCGGGCTGATTCTGGCATGCGGCAGCTCCGACGGCGCCATTTCCCTCCTGACTCTCACAGGAGACCAGCAGTGGGACGTGAAGAAAATTAACAATGCACACACG ATCGGCTGCAACGCAGTTAGCTGGGCTCCCGCCGTGGTCCCAGGCAGCCTGATCGAGCAGCCGTCAGGACAGAAACCAAACTACGTCAAACGTTTTGTGTCCGGAGGCTGTGACAACCTGGTCAAACTCTGGAA AGAAGAAGAGGGCCAGTGGAAGGAGGACCAGAAGCTGGAGGCCCACAGTGATTGGGTGAGAGACGTGGGCTGGGCTCCTTCTATTGGCCTGCCCACCAGCACCATCGCCAGCTGCTCCCAG GACGGCCGCGTGTTTATTTGGACGTGTGACGACCCTGCCGGCAACACGTGGACGGCCAAGCTGCTGCACAAGTTCAACGACGTGGTCTGGCACGTCAGCTGGTCCATCACGGGGAACATCCTGGCCGTGTCCGGGGGAGACAACAAG GTGACCCTGTGGAAGGAGTCCATGGACGGCCAATGGGCATGCATCAGTGATGTCAGCAAAGGCCAGGGTGCCGTCTCCTCCATCACAGACACGCAGCAGGCTGAGCagtga